The following coding sequences are from one Cryptococcus deuterogattii R265 chromosome 1, complete sequence window:
- a CDS encoding inositol-polyphosphate 5-phosphatase, whose product MSILQRRIPSLGGDPQLATWQHLFRHTDRVIAAHPCRVRAHYNPFVHASALLVVSKAQRTGAAAVFIVAAPEDGKQPEILYIIPIIPSFKHNLEQTPPSPSTSFFHQSAKPHITLYLSCEDTAVELRIAANQSAKVQKFVTELRKYSDLANNTLYPSSLTHAWIDLYPVNSPVDENADAAEEPAVDPSKVIVVDHGEKTENTPTVTPSASHATLTPATPPSETPSLAPPIPTSKSPKHEVNTTITKQAEDPQPNPYLPTFSRTSFLRSRLFSSLPSWSSSIPIKIRTVSYNVNDKVPPKGTLELKGLVGGDDEETSDLIVVGLQEADLRSQALLISQGNSRADSWEVALFAGLGDKAGEYEKLIMTQYVGVVMIILVRKTLRPHISRVENSERGIGLLGFGGNKAGVAVRLKVHDTTLCFVNCHMAAFTSALDRRRQDYQILRSGLTFPRPLSSASLTSAPLSSSSAASISIPPISSASSASSGTLASGVGTGTASGAGTMSTGGTKEEKTKSDGEGETINPVFEEFWPEVKDKLLTLEDCHLLIWMGDLNFRVDLPDGEVRKLVENKDWAGMLIRDQLKNDIKEGKSFVGFEEAEISFPPTFKYVHGSSTLDTKRSPAYTDRILYSFPCPTSTSPTPLSPCVPVSINKEKYTSHEELKWSDHRPVSCVFEVGVRKVDVEKRREGSRRAQKELDRLEEVWRPSLEIKVLPVSRDANEKANADEKEEAQEEDEGGIHFGKVRCREKKERKVRLKNGGKVPVSWNFRQAGIGRDICKPFLWPFPSSGTVEPDGEMVLTIVLDVNEEWAAKLTLGEEDGNDVLVLQVEGGKDTFITVQSIFLPSIISLPLTFLSALPSPIRDMSLSERKSLFRSLFETAEKQPAADNENENENEAAISGPTPFKPVKEIWTLLEYLMANPPSLSTWCRPSLYTSSFSSSATSAGIQTIMEHLNSLPSTTPLPSDVPHLIPPTLIYWLSSIPGGLLPESVQEQIEQKGVEDRDAAFGVLEGVKMVSTNTLIGMISVVRLCLGDGMGAQQGGAKIEEEADGREHVVERGGRKVDKPNRNSSISEGGVNSTFHVAIPSTPESSTKVSRNSADLPPSHSNAENNANLESVLESRGDTANLELEGGALFELGDDEDDDDEGEVKEDAEDEEVVKDEDENEEESDNVPEIEKESKDALDAVKKDAEEEKNDAEEKKKNVKTKDEPTSSFDGASLPITEPKAEPALQPAAELTPSKPRPKTKRAKSLAEEFLGEASLIENDVSGDDNDNSIERTSEKVKIGDVTMDQVEKVDGQTLETPKAPSRLPAGTGGANGATKEEEVCTIDKLVDVLCPAVFGRVHVSVVGKERRRKFIKLLLEG is encoded by the exons ATGTCCATCTTGCAGAGGCGGATACCCTCGCTCGGTGGAGACCCGCAGCTCGCCACGTGGCAGCACCTCTTCCGGCACACCGACAGGGTCATCGCAGCACATCCATGCCGCGTCCGCGCACACTACAACCCCTTTGTGCACGCCAGCGCTCTCCTTGTAGTCAGCAAAGCACAGCGCACAGGAGCTGCAGC AGTGTTCATCGTTGCAGCCCCAGAAGACGGGAAGCAGCCAGAGATATTGTACATCATCCCGATCATCCCCAGCTTCAAGCACAATCTCGAACAAACCCCgccttccccatcaacctccttcttccaccagaGTGCAAAGCCGC ACATTACGCTGTACTTGAGTTGCGAAGATACTGCCGTTGAATTGCGAATCGCGGCCAACCAGTCGGCCAAAGTACAAAAGTTTGTCACCGAGCTTCGAAAGTATAGCGATCTCGCGA ACAATACACTGTATCCTTCCAGTTTGACTCATGCGTGGATCGATCTGTATCCCGTCAACTCGCCTGTTGACGAGAATGCCGATGCTGCCGAAGAGCCCGCTGTGGATCCCAGCAAGGTGATTGTAGTTGACCACGGGGAGAAAACAGAGAACACGCCAACCGTCactccttctgcttccc ATGCTACTCTTACACCAGCTACACCTCCTTCCGAGACCCCATCTCTCgctcctcccattcctaCCTCCAAATCGCCCAAACACGAAGTAAACACCACCATTACCAAACAAGCCGAAGACCCCCAACCCAACCCTTACCTCCCCACATTCTCCCGCACATCCTTCCTCCGCTcccgtctcttctcctccctcccttcctggTCATCCTCTATCCCCATCAAGATCAGGACAGTGAGCTATAACGTGAATGACAAAGTCCCCCCCAAGGGTACGTTGGAGTTGAAAGGCTTGGTTGGgggtgacgatgaggagacGAGTGATCTGATTGTTGTCGGGTTACAAGAAGCTG ATTTGAGAAGTCAAGCATTATTAATATCCCAAGGAAATAGCCGAGCAGATAGCTGGGAAGTAGCTCTCTTTGCCGGACTTGGTGATAAAGCTGGCGAATACGAAAAG TTGATAATGACCCAATACGTCGGAGTAGTGATGATTATACTCGTCCGCAAGACTTTGAGACCCCACATATCGAGGGTGGAGAACAGTGAGCGGGGGATAGGTCTCTTAGGGTTCGGTGGGAATAAAGCC GGTGTAGCAGTGAGGTTGAAAGTTCATGATACGACATTGTGTTTTGTCAACTGCC ACATGGCAGCATTCACATCCGCCCTCGATCGTCGTCGACAAGACTACCAAATCCTCCGTTCGGGCCTCACCTTCCCTCGACCACTGTCCAGCGCTTCCCTCACCTCTGCACCGCTATCGAGCTCTTCAGCTGCCTCTATctctatccctcccatctcttccgcttcttccgCATCTTCTGGTACCCTTGCTTCAGGTGTCGGAACTGGAACTGCATCCGGAGCCGGAACCATGTCTACCGGCGGAActaaagaggagaagaccaAGTCGgacggagaaggagaaacgATCAACCCTGTATTCGAAGAATTTTGGCCAGAAGTCAAGGATAAACTGTTAACCCTCGAGGACTGCCATCTACTC ATTTGGATGGGCGACCTCAACTTTCGAGTGGACCTCCCCGATGGGGAAGTAAGGAAATTGGTGGAGAACAAGGATTGGGCTGGGATGCTTATTCGGGATCAG TTGAAGAATGATATTAAAGAAGGCAAATCATTCGTTGGGTTCGAAGAAGCTGAGATTAGTTTCCCACC TACATTCAAATACGTCCACGGATCCAGCACTCTCGACACCAAACGTTCCCCCGCTTACACCGATCGTATCCTCTactctttcccttgcccCACTTCCACCTCGCCCACCCCTCTATCACCCTGTGTGCCCGTCTCCATCAACAAGGAAAAATACACATCACACGAAGAACTCAAATGGTCTGACCATCGGCCTGTGAGCTGTGTTTTTGAAGTAGGTGTGAGGAAagtggatgtggagaagaggagggaaggatcAAGGCGGGCGCAAAAGGAGTTGGATAGGCTTGAGGAAGTTTGGAGGCCGAGTTTGGAGATTAAGGTTCTTCCAGTATCACGGGACGCAAACGAAAAGGCAAACGcggacgagaaggaagaagcgcaggaggaagatgagggagggATACATTTTGGGAAAGTGAGGTgcagggaaaagaaggaacgaaaggtgagattgaagaatgGGGGAAAAGTACCAGTCAGCTGGAATTTCAGACAGGCAGGTATTGGGAGAGATATAT GTAAACCTTTCCTCTGgccattcccttcttccggcACGGTGGAACCTGATGGGGAGATGGTACTGACCATCGTCTTGGATGTGAATGAGGAATGGGCTGCCAAGTTGACcttgggagaggaagatgggaacGATGTTCTCGTTTTGCAAGTAGAAGGGGGCAAGGATACC TTTATTACTGTCcaatccatcttccttccttcaatcATCTCGCTCCCCCTCACATTCCTCTCGGcgcttccttctcccattcGCGACATGTCTTTATCCGAACGCAAATCACTTTTCCGTTCATTGTTCGAAACAGCTGAGAAACAGCCAGCAGCCGACAACGAAAACGAAAACGAAAACGAAGCGGCCATCTCAGGCCCTACCCCATTCAAACCCGTCAAAGAGATTTGGACATTGCTCGAATACCTCATGGCAAAtccaccttctctttctaCCTGGTGCCGCCCCTCTCTTTACACttcctcattttcttcgtctgctACTTCTGCTGGTATTCAGACAATCATGGAACACCTCAACAGCCTACCCTCTAccacccctcttccctctgaTGTACCGCATCTCATCCCACCAACGCTGATCTACTGGCTTTCGTCTATCCCTGGAGGTCTCTTGCCAGAAAGCGTGCAGGAACAGATCGAACAAAAAGGTGTAGAAGATAGGGATGCAGCGTTTGGAGTGTTGGAAGgggtgaagatggtgagcaCAAATACGTTGATCGGGATGATAAGCGTTGTAAGGCTTTGTCtgggagatgggatgggagCGCAGCAAGGAGGTGCgaagattgaagaggaagcggaCGGTAGGGAACATGttgttgaaagaggagggcGAAAAGTCGACAAGCCCAACCGAAACTCTAGCATTTCCGAGGGCGGGGTCAATTCAACTTTCCATGTTGCCATCCCATCCACGCCCGAGTCCAGCACAAAAGTCTCTAGAAATTCCGCCGACCTTCCCCCATCCCACTCCAATGCAGAAAACAATGCAAATCTCGAGTCTGTGCTAGAATCAAGGGGCGATACTGCCAATCTCGAGCTAGAGGGTGGAGCTCTGTTTGAGTTgggcgatgatgaggatgacgatgatgaaggggagGTTAAAGAAGAcgcagaggacgaagaggttgtgaaagatgaagatgaaaacgaggaggagagcgACAATGTACCGGAAatagaaaaagaaagcaaGGATGCTTTAGATGCGGTCAAGAAAGAtgccgaggaggagaaaaatgacgctgaggagaagaaaaagaatgtGAAAACCAAGGATGAACCAACCTCCTCATTCGATGGCgcatctcttcccattACCGAACCAAAGGCTGAACCCGCTCTCCAACCTGCCGCCGAGCTCACTCCTTCCAAACCCAGGCCCAAGACGAAACGAGCCAAATCCCTTGCTGAGGAGTTTCTTGGCGAGGCATCGCTGATTGAGAATGATGTCAGTGGtgatgacaatgacaaCAGCATTGAAAGGACGAGTGAAAAAGTGAAGATTGGAGATGTGACAATGGACCAGGTTGAAAAAGTAGATGGACAAACTTTGGAGACTCCAAAAGCGCCGAGTCGTTTGCCTGCTGGTACAGGCGGTGCTAATGGTGCaacaaaggaggaagaagtttgcACGATTGACAAACTCG TGGACGTACTCTGCCCTGCCGTGTTTGGTCGCGTACACGTTTCGGTTGTCGGtaaggaaaggagaaggaagtttATCAAGCTTTTGCTCGAAGGATAG
- a CDS encoding short-chain dehydrogenase has translation MLSRTLAFRFNHLFRPLGHRPSPNTFIPAALRPFSTSLAVFNANSGSGRRDRDVDREGKGEGPQASHPTKHKPRSVSSGKPVAELTKEDEKKRSGVPEHPDETVLSAMQAPQLFSLRERTIIVTGGGRGLGLTVAQALLESGSNVVCLDLLPEPSQPQWDNAAKYAKQHGLNLEYIDLDVTKQDQVKQVFKQVFESAPSDAPVRGLFTSAGIQIMMPATSYDTAKFRKVIDVDLTGTFLCAQAFAHEWFERHPNIDGAAGVEGASIAMTGSMSGHVANLGIECAAYNASKAGVIQLAKNLALEWSRKGIRVNTLSPGYIRTALTAAQLDEKPELKEIWLKGSLLGRLSTPDEFRGPVVFLLSDASSYMTGADLLIDGGHCAT, from the exons ATGTTATCTCGTACCCTTGCATTCCGCTTCAACCACCTTTTCCGGCCACTTGGTCATCGCCCAAGCCCAAACACCTTCATCCCAGCAGCCCTCCGACCCTTCTCTACATCTCTTGCGGTATTCAACGCCAACTCTGGCTCGGGGCGACGAGACAGAGACGTAGACAGAgaggggaaaggggaaggacCTCAAGCATCCCATCCTACAAAACATAAACCTCGTTCAGTATCCTCTGGCAAGCCGGTTGCAGAGCTtaccaaggaagatgagaagaaacgGTCAGGTGTGCCTGAACATCCGGATGAAA CGGTTTTATCGGCGATGCAAGCGCCTCAGCTGTTTAGCCTCCGGGAACGTACGATCATCGTCACCGGCGGCGGTCGCGGTCTCGGTCTCACCGTCGCCCAAGCGCTGCTCGAATCAGGCTCCAACGTCGTCTGCCTCGACCTCTTACCCGAACCGTCCCAGCCGCAGTGGGACAATGCCGCAAAATACGCAAAGCAGCATGGCTTGAATCTCGAGTATATCGATTTGGACGTGACGAAACAGGATCAAGTGAAACAGGTTTTCAAGCAAGTATTCGAGTCTGCCCCGTCTGACGCTCCCGTACGAGGTCTCTTCACATCGGCAGGGATTCAGATCATGATGCCTGCAACGTCGTACGATACCGCCAAGTTTCGTAAAGTCATCGATGTGGATCTCACAGGCACGTTCCTCTGCGCTCAAGCGTTTGCGCATGAATGGTTTGAACGGCATCCGAATATCGATGGGGCAGCAGGCGTGGAGGGAGCGAGTATAGCCATGACGGGGAGTATGAGTGGACATGTTGCGAATTTGGGGATTGAGTGTGCGGCGTATAATGCGAGTAAAGCGGGGGTAATACAGCTGGCAAAGAATTTGGCGCTTGAGTGGAGTAGGAAGGGTATTCGAGTGAAT ACACTGTCCCCCGGCTAC ATCCGAACAGCACTAACAGCCGCCCAACTTGACGAAAAGCCGGAACTCAAGGAGATTTGGCTTAAAGGATCTTTACTCGGTCGACTCTCTACTCCTGATGAATTCCGAG GGCCGGTCGTGTTCCTACTCTCTGACGCAAGTTCCTACATGACAGGTGCCGACCTCTTGATAGATGGGGGACATTGTGCGACATAG
- a CDS encoding V-type proton ATPase proteolipid subunit — translation MSTVADLCPVYAPFFGAMGCTSAIVFTCIGAAYGTAKSGVGISAMAVLRPDLMMKCAIPVVMAGIIGIYGLVVSVLISGNLASPMPLYTGFIQLGAGLSVGLAGLAAGFAIGIVGDAGVRGTAQQPRLFVGMILILIFAEVLGLYGLIVALILNTNSAVDYTCSIAA, via the exons ATGTCCACCGTCGCAGATCTTTGTCCCGTCTACGCACCCTTCTTTGGCGCCATGGGCTGCACCTCCGCCATCGTATTCACCTGTATCGGCGCAGC CTACGGGACTGCCAAGTCGGGTGTCGGAATCTCCGCCATGGCCGTCCTCCGACCGGATCTCATGATGAAGTGTGCCATCCCTGTCGTTATGGCCGGTATCATCGGTATC TACGGTCTCGTCGTCTCTGTTCTCATTTCCGGTAATC TCGCCTCCCCCATGCCCCTCTACACCGGCTTCATCCAACTCGGTGCCGGTCTCTCTGTCGGTCTCGCCGGTCTCGCCGCTGGTTTTGCCATCGGTATCGTCGGTGATGCCGGTGTCAGAGGTACAGCGCAACAGCCTAGATTGTTTGTCGGCATG ATTCTTATCCTCATTTTCGCCGAAGTTCTTGGTCTTTACGGTCTCATCGTCGCGCTCATCTTGAACACCAACTCTGCTGTTGATTATACC TGTTCTATCGCAGCTTAA